The Phacochoerus africanus isolate WHEZ1 chromosome 15, ROS_Pafr_v1, whole genome shotgun sequence genome has a segment encoding these proteins:
- the ZNF10 gene encoding zinc finger protein 10, with amino-acid sequence MEAVVLTAWPHTLVTFKDVLVNFSREEWRLLDTAQQVMYKDVMLENYRNLVSLGLQLPKPDVILRLEKGEDLWPVERGIRQEPCPDLDTAVEIKSISSQSVSKDKQFCDIKVERKAKNDLWYLSLEEVWTCESQLDRSHDSQERHLRQVAFTQKKTLPQERVCENGKSGGNCLLPAQLVLQGYFRKHDSHPKSLKHDLVFNGHQEGYASNSNDCDQTFCQNIHLIQFARTQAGGKSYQCTDNNSLPHGTSLGISKGTHREKPYECKECGKFFSWRSNLTRHRLIHTGEKPYDCKECGKSFSRSSHLVGHQKTHTGEEPYECKECGKSFSWFSHLVTHQRTHTGDKLYTCNQCGKSFVHSSRLIRHQRTHTGEKPYECPECGKSFRQSTHLILHQRTHGRVRPYACTECGKSYSQRSHLVVHHRTHTGLKPFECKDCGKCFSRSSHLFSHQRTHTGEKPYECHDCGKSFSQSSALIVHQRIHTGEKPYECCQCGKAFIRKNDLIKHQRVHVGEETYKCNHCGIIFSQSSPFIVHQIAHTGEQFLTCNQCGTALVNSPNLIRYQTNHIRENAY; translated from the exons ATGGAGGCTGTGGTGCTAACTGCCTGGCCCCAT ACACTGGTGACCTTCAAGGACGTACTGGTGAACTTCTCCAGGGAGGAGTGGAGGCTGCTGGACACTGCCCAGCAGGTCATGTACAAAGATGTGATGCTGGAGAACTACAGAAACCTGGTGTCCTTGG GGCTTCAGCTTCCCAAGCCAGATGTCATCCTCCGGTTGGAGAAGGGGGAGGACCTATGGCCAGTGGAGAGAGGGATTCGCCAGGAGCCCTGCCCAG attTGGATACTGCAGTAGAAATTAAATCAATTTCCAGTCAGAGTGTTTCTAAAGATAAACAGTTTTGTGACATTAAAGtggaaagaaaggcaaagaatgaTCTCTGGTATTTGTCATTGGAAGAAGTCTGGACATGTGAAAGTCAGTTGGACAGGTCCCACGACAGCCAGGAGAGACATCTGAGGCAAGTGGCATTCACCCAGAAGAAAACACTTCCTCAGGAGAGAGTCTGTGAAAATGGGAAGTCTGGGGGAAACTGTCTTCTTCCTGCCCAGCTAGTACTTCAAGGGTATTTCCGTAAACATGACTCACATCCTAAAAGTTTAAAACACGATTTAGTTTTCAATGGTCATCAGGAAGGTTATGCAAGCAACAGCAATGACTGTGATCAGACCTTCTGTCAAAACATTCATCTTATTCAATTTGCAAGAACTCAAGCAGGAGGTAAATCATACCAATGCACTGATAACAACTCTCTTCCTCATGGTACATCCCTTGGTATATCGAAGGGTACACAtcgagagaaaccctatgaatgtaaggaGTGTGGAAAATTCTTCAGCTGGCGCTCTAATCTTACCAGGCACCGGCTTATTCATACTGGAGAAAAACCCTATGATTGTAAAGAATGTGGAAAATCTTTCAGCCGAAGTTCTCACCTCGTTGGACATCAAAAGACTCATACTGGTGAGgaaccctatgaatgtaaagaATGTGGAAAATCCTTCAGCTGGTTCTCTCACCTTGTTACTCATCAGAGAACTCATACAGGAGACAAACTCTACACATGCAACCAGTGTGGGAAGTCTTTTGTTCACAGCTCTAGGCTTATTAGGCACCAGAgaactcatactggagagaaaccatatGAATGTCCTGAATGTGGGAAATCTTTCAGACAGAGCACACATCTCATTCTGCATCAGAGAACTCATGGTAGAGTGAGGCCCTATGCATGCACTGAATGCGGGAAGTCTTATAGCCAGAGATCTCACCTTGTTGTGCATCATAGAACTCACACTGGGCTGAAACCCTTCGAGTGTAAAGATTGTGGAAAATGCTTTAGTCGAAGCTCTCACCTTTTCTCACATCAGAGAACCCATACTGGGGAGAAACCATACGAATGCCATGATTGTGGGAAATCCTTCAGCCAGAGTTCTGCACTCATTGTGcaccagagaattcatactggagagaaaccatatGAATGTTGtcagtgtgggaaagccttcattCGAAAGAATGACCTTATTAAGCACCAGAGGGTTCATGTTGGAGAAGAgacatataaatgtaatcattGTGGGATTATCTTCAGCCAGAGCTCTCCATTTATAGTACATCAGATAGCTCACACTGGAGAGCAATTCCTAACATGTAATCAGTGTGGGACAGCCCTTGTTAACAGCCCTAACCTTATTAGGTACCAGACAAATCATATTAGAGAAAATGCGTATTAA
- the LOC125116739 gene encoding anomalous homeobox protein-like isoform X1 — MQSFLQLLRGSGGAGPPLAELVTLAGRLCRDLQDDPEQVQPLVSAVLDSQLRLYLLDHADVALVCARALAQQEQHQAACRLLEGCRVPGGSAELVRLWNDIHYQLLMKRLGVAELTPVQKFRCRKRNPPPASLCPEGLKSRNFPREVRQKLQDFASGVSTNPSKAEREDLALETRLTTEQVYNWFANYRRRQRALAQRGAPAQEAAKDPRAREAGSQPADHPHLGRGSLDRPQGSAPPEESGPVQTQQTPQEPWKPLALSPDFSREEAVPMSLAPRSLQPGEMYPEGPGFHLAAVPPVCPGLGLCPLAAGSDVLDPSLAAPESWLMSLALVSSKEVSFQTGQLVHDPGLNFTTHPPDAAVATPAALGEPSPTGFAEPPSGSPTNAGQEEGPGTHGGQAGGQPDGFLVTQPPLQASGFLLTQSPPELALAPPAFAGPLPTVELSQPLPSSQVQWPDAQASGDTFWGARMLLELSGGSLG, encoded by the exons ATGCAGAGCTTCCTGCAGCTGCTGAGGGGCAGCGGGGGCGCTGGCCCGCCCTTGGCGGAGCTGGTGACCCTCGCAGGCAGGCTGTGCCGGGACCTCCAGGACGACCCCGAGCAGGTGCAGCCTTTGGTCTCAGCCGTGCTGGACAGCCAGCTCCGCCTGTACCTCCTGGACCACGCGGACGTGGCCCTGGTATGTGCCCGCGCGCTGGCCCAACAGGAGCAGCACCAGGCCGCCTGCCGGCTGCTGGAG GGGTGCCGGGTGCCTGGGGGCAGTGCTGAGCTGGTGCGGCTCTGGAACGACATCCACTACCAGCTGCTCATGAAGAGGCTTGGTGTGGCTGAGCTAACACCGGTGCAGAAGTTCCGCTGCAGAAAGAG GAAcccccctcccgcctccctctgCCCTGAGGGCCTCAAGAGCCGCAACTTCCCCAGAGAAGTTCGCCAGAAGCTGCAGGACTTTGCCTCGGGCGTGAGCACCAACCCCAGCAAGGCTGAGCGG GAGGACCTGGCCTTGGAGACGCGCTTGACCACCGAGCAGGTCTACAACTGGTTTGCCAACTACCGGCGGCGCCAGAGGGCCCTTGCGCAGCGCGGGGCGCCGGCGCAGGAAGCAGCCAAGGACCCGAGGGCGAGGGAGGCGGGTTCCCAGCCTGCAGACCACCCCCACCTTGGCCGTGGGAGCTTGGACAGGCCTCAGGGCTCAG CACCACCTGAGGAAAGTGGGCCTGTCCAGACCCAGCAGACCCCTCAAGAGCCATGGAAGCCGCTGGCCCTGAGCCCAGATTTCTCCAGAGAGGAGGCTGTGCCAATGTCACTGGCCCCCAG GTCTCTGCAGCCTGGTGAGATGTACCCGGAGGGGCCTGGCTTCCATCTGGCCGCTGTCCCCCCTGTCTGCCCTGGCCTTGGACTCTGCCCTCTGGCTGCGGGCAGTGACGTGCTGGACCCCTCCCTGGCCGCCCCCGAGTCCTGGCTGATGTCCCTCGCACTGGTGTCCTCCAAGGAAGTTTCCTTCCAGACCGGGCAGCTGGTCCACGATCCCGGGCTGAACTTCACCACACACCCTCCTGACGCTGCTGTGGCCACTCCTGCCGCTCTGGGTGAGCCCAGCCCCACGG GATTCGCTGAGCCTCCCAGCGGCAGCCCCACGAATGCAGGCCAAGAGGAGGGCCCTGGCACCCACGGTGGCCAGGCAGGAGGGCAGCCAGATGGCTTCCTGGTGACACAGCCCCCATTGCAGGCGAGCGGCTTCCTGCTCACCCAGAG CCCCCCAGAGCTGGCCCTGGCCCCGCCTGCCTTCGCCGGCCCCCTGCCCACCGTGGAGCTGAGCCAGCCCCTGCCTTCCAGCCAG GTGCAGTGGCCCGACGCCCAGGCCTCCGGTGACACCTTCTGGGGAGCCAGGATGCTCCTGGAGCTTTCAGGGGGCAGCCTGGGCTGA
- the LOC125116739 gene encoding anomalous homeobox protein-like isoform X2, with amino-acid sequence MQSFLQLLRGSGGAGPPLAELVTLAGRLCRDLQDDPEQVQPLVSAVLDSQLRLYLLDHADVALVCARALAQQEQHQAACRLLEGCRVPGGSAELVRLWNDIHYQLLMKRLGVAELTPVQKFRCRKRNPPPASLCPEGLKSRNFPREVRQKLQDFASGVSTNPSKAEREDLALETRLTTEQVYNWFANYRRRQRALAQRGAPAQEAAKDPRAREAGSQPADHPHLGRGSLDRPQGSAPPEESGPVQTQQTPQEPWKPLALSPDFSREEAVPMSLAPSGSPTNAGQEEGPGTHGGQAGGQPDGFLVTQPPLQASGFLLTQSPPELALAPPAFAGPLPTVELSQPLPSSQVQWPDAQASGDTFWGARMLLELSGGSLG; translated from the exons ATGCAGAGCTTCCTGCAGCTGCTGAGGGGCAGCGGGGGCGCTGGCCCGCCCTTGGCGGAGCTGGTGACCCTCGCAGGCAGGCTGTGCCGGGACCTCCAGGACGACCCCGAGCAGGTGCAGCCTTTGGTCTCAGCCGTGCTGGACAGCCAGCTCCGCCTGTACCTCCTGGACCACGCGGACGTGGCCCTGGTATGTGCCCGCGCGCTGGCCCAACAGGAGCAGCACCAGGCCGCCTGCCGGCTGCTGGAG GGGTGCCGGGTGCCTGGGGGCAGTGCTGAGCTGGTGCGGCTCTGGAACGACATCCACTACCAGCTGCTCATGAAGAGGCTTGGTGTGGCTGAGCTAACACCGGTGCAGAAGTTCCGCTGCAGAAAGAG GAAcccccctcccgcctccctctgCCCTGAGGGCCTCAAGAGCCGCAACTTCCCCAGAGAAGTTCGCCAGAAGCTGCAGGACTTTGCCTCGGGCGTGAGCACCAACCCCAGCAAGGCTGAGCGG GAGGACCTGGCCTTGGAGACGCGCTTGACCACCGAGCAGGTCTACAACTGGTTTGCCAACTACCGGCGGCGCCAGAGGGCCCTTGCGCAGCGCGGGGCGCCGGCGCAGGAAGCAGCCAAGGACCCGAGGGCGAGGGAGGCGGGTTCCCAGCCTGCAGACCACCCCCACCTTGGCCGTGGGAGCTTGGACAGGCCTCAGGGCTCAG CACCACCTGAGGAAAGTGGGCCTGTCCAGACCCAGCAGACCCCTCAAGAGCCATGGAAGCCGCTGGCCCTGAGCCCAGATTTCTCCAGAGAGGAGGCTGTGCCAATGTCACTGGCCCCCAG CGGCAGCCCCACGAATGCAGGCCAAGAGGAGGGCCCTGGCACCCACGGTGGCCAGGCAGGAGGGCAGCCAGATGGCTTCCTGGTGACACAGCCCCCATTGCAGGCGAGCGGCTTCCTGCTCACCCAGAG CCCCCCAGAGCTGGCCCTGGCCCCGCCTGCCTTCGCCGGCCCCCTGCCCACCGTGGAGCTGAGCCAGCCCCTGCCTTCCAGCCAG GTGCAGTGGCCCGACGCCCAGGCCTCCGGTGACACCTTCTGGGGAGCCAGGATGCTCCTGGAGCTTTCAGGGGGCAGCCTGGGCTGA